From a single Mus musculus strain C57BL/6J chromosome 12, GRCm38.p6 C57BL/6J genomic region:
- the Flrt2 gene encoding leucine-rich repeat transmembrane protein FLRT2 isoform X1 codes for MGLQTTKWPGRGAFILKFWLIISLGLYLQVSKLLACPSVCRCDRNFVYCNERSLTSVPLGIPEGVTVLYLHNNQINNAGFPAELHNVQSVHTVYLYGNQLDEFPMNLPKNVRVLHLQENNIQTISRAALAQLLKLEELHLDDNSISTVGVEDGAFREAISLKLLFLSKNHLSSVPVGLPVDLQELRVDENRIAVISDMAFQNLTSLERLIVDGNLLTNKGIAEGTFSHLTKLKEFSIVRNSLSHPPPDLPGTHLIRLYLQDNQINHIPLTAFANLRKLERLDISNNQLRMLTQGVFDHLSNLKQLTARNNPWFCDCSIKWVTEWLKYIPSSLNVRGFMCQGPEQVRGMAVRELNMNLLSCPTTTPGLPVFTPAPSTVSPTTQSPTLSVPSPSRGSVPPAPTPSKLPTIPDWDGRERVTPPISERIQLSIHFVNDTSIQVSWLSLFTVMAYKLTWVKMGHSLVGGIVQERIVSGEKQHLSLVNLEPRSTYRICLVPLDAFNYRTVEDTICSEATTHASYLNNGSNTASSHEQTTSHSMGSPFLLAGLIGGAVIFVLVVLLSVFCWHMHKKGRYTSQKWKYNRGRRKDDYCEAGTKKDNSILEMTETSFQIVSLNNDQLLKGDFRLQPIYTPNGGINYTDCHIPNNMRYCNSSVPDLEHCHT; via the coding sequence ATGGGCCTACAGACTACAAAGTGGCCCGGCCGTGGGGCTTTCATCCTCAAATTTTGGCTCATCATTTCCCTGGGACTCTACTTACAAGTGTCAAAACTCCTGGCCTGCCCTAGTGTATGCCGCTGTGACAGGAACTTTGTCTACTGTAACGAGAGAAGCTTGACCTCAGTGCCTCTTGGGATCCCGGAGGGCGTAACCGTACTCTACCTCCACAACAACCAAATTAATAATGCTGGCTTTCCTGCAGAGCTGCACAATGTCCAGTCAGTGCACACTGTCTACCTTTATGGCAACCAGTTGGATGAGTTCCCCATGAACCTTCCCAAGAATGTCAGAGTTCTCCATCTGCAGGAAAACAACATTCAGACCATCTCGCGGGCTGCTCTCGCTCAGCTCCTCAAGCTGGAAGAACTCCACCTGGACGACAACTCCATATCTACAGTGGGAGTAGAAGACGGAGCGTTCCGGGAGGCGATTAGCCTCAAACTGTTGTTTTTATCGAAGAATCACCTGAGTAGCGTGCCTGTTGGGCTTCCTGTAGACTTGCAAGAGCTGAGAGTGGATGAAAACCGAATTGCCGTCATATCAGACATGGCCTTTCAGAACCTCACAAGCTTGGAGCGCCTGATCGTGGATGGGAATCTTCTGACCAACAAGGGCATTGCTGAGGGTACCTTCAGTCATCTCACCAAGCTCAAGGAATTTTCTATAGTCCGGAActcgctctcccacccacctcctgATCTCCCAGGTACGCATCTGATCAGGCTCTACTTGCAGGATAACCAGATAAACCATATCCCATTGACAGCCTTCGCAAACCTCCGTAAGCTGGAAAGGCTAGATATATCCAACAACCAGCTACGAATGTTAACTCAAGGAGTCTTCGATCATCTCTCCAACCTGAAACAACTCACTGCGCGGAATAACCCTTGGTTTTGTGACTGCAGCATTAAATGGGTCACAGAATGGCTCAAGTATATCCCTTCTTCTCTCAACGTGCGTGGTTTCATGTGCCAAGGTCCTGAGCAAGTCCGCGGGATGGCTGTCAGGGAGTTGAATATGAATCTTTTGTCTTGTCCCACCACGACTCCTGGCCTACCTGTCTTTACCCCAGCTCCAAGTACCGTTTCTCCAACAACTCAGTCTCCTACTCTCTCTGTTCCAAGCCCCAGCAGAGGCTCTGTGCCTCCAGCTCCTACCCCATCGAAACTTCCCACCATCCCTGATTGGGATGGCAGAGAAAGAGTGACCCCACCTATTTCTGAAAGGATCCAACTTTCCATCCACTTTGTTAATGATACTTCGATTCAAGTCAGCTGGCTGTCTCTCTTTACTGTGATGGCCTACAAACTGACATGGGTGAAAATGGGCCACAGTCTCGTAGGGGGCATCGTTCAGGAACGAATTGTCAGTGGTGAGAAGCAACACCTGAGCTTGGTTAATTTAGAGCCCAGATCCACGTATAGGATTTGTTTAGTGCCGCTGGATGCGTTCAACTACCGCACTGTGGAAGATACCATCTGTTCGGAGGCTACCACCCATGCCTCTTATTTGAACAACGGCAGCAACACTGCTTCTAGCCATGAGCAGACGACTTCCCACAGTATGGGCTCCCCTTTTCTGCTCGCAGGCTTGATTGGGGGCGCAGTGATTTTTGTGCTCGTTGTCTTGCTCAGCGTCTTTTGCTGGCACATGCACAAAAAGGGACGCTACACCTCCCAGAAGTGGAAATACAACCGGGGCCGACGGAAAGACGACTATTGTGAAGCGGGTACCAAAAAAGACAACTCCATCTTGGAGATGACAGAAACAAGTTTTCAGATTGTCTCCTTAAATAACGATCAGCTCCTTAAAGGAGATTTCAGACTGCAGCCCATTTATACCCCAAATGGGGGCATTAATTACACAGACTGCCACATCCCCAACAACATGAGATACTGCAACAGCAGTGTGCCAGATCTAGAGCATTGCCATACGTAA